One region of Streptomyces davaonensis JCM 4913 genomic DNA includes:
- a CDS encoding cupin domain-containing protein: protein MTDLIVPPGAGRQLVTPAQSVTFKATKEMGSSVSIFEVIVPPGFDVGAHVHQHAQEFFYVLEGELDLLCFEPAERTGDTWHHWESVKGDRVVRAAEGSCMFVPSGTPHAFRNATDKPVKMLFESFPSPDHETYFEEIAEIWSRGTAVDPAAVEEMRQRYDVAQLTPLRFEGGR from the coding sequence ATGACCGACCTCATCGTCCCGCCCGGTGCTGGGCGCCAACTGGTCACCCCGGCACAGTCGGTGACCTTCAAGGCCACCAAGGAGATGGGCTCCTCCGTATCGATCTTCGAGGTGATCGTGCCGCCCGGATTCGACGTCGGAGCCCATGTCCACCAGCACGCCCAGGAGTTCTTCTACGTCCTGGAGGGCGAGCTGGACCTGCTGTGCTTCGAGCCAGCCGAGCGCACCGGCGACACCTGGCACCACTGGGAGTCCGTCAAGGGCGACCGCGTCGTTCGCGCCGCCGAGGGCAGCTGCATGTTCGTCCCGTCCGGCACCCCGCACGCGTTCCGCAACGCCACCGACAAGCCGGTGAAGATGCTCTTCGAGAGCTTCCCCTCGCCCGATCACGAGACCTACTTCGAGGAGATCGCCGAGATCTGGTCGCGCGGAACGGCGGTTGATCCGGCGGCAGTCGAGGAGATGCGGCAGCGGTACGACGTAGCGCAGCTCACGCCGTTGCGCTTCGAGGGCGGGAGGTGA
- a CDS encoding DegT/DnrJ/EryC1/StrS family aminotransferase — protein sequence MEPITLVRASLGEQELAAVAEVFASGWPAGQGPRGKALEAQLAEMYGVGDAVAVSNCGAALHLALLAFGVEPGDEVIVADYTFPAPAQAVRYVDAVPVFADVRADTGTVDPQSVADLISPRTVGMIVVDTLGIPADYTELQELADRHGLFVVEDAACAVGATYRGRPAGSLAEVACLSFHGRKGATSGEGGALLARDPRIGAQVRLRSSFGIGSIFDLGKVVGLPIPEFTEIGYNYKLSDIAAAILQVQLGRIDELLDRRNAVAARYGELLADEELLTLPHVPEDRTHAWQSYVVTLDARVDRAAVAAELRGQGIGCGQGAWATHLQPVFESDHKCPVSADLFARNLAVPMHAELTSDQVERVAAALRGAVRSASDRALGGAA from the coding sequence ATGGAGCCCATCACGCTGGTCCGTGCGAGTCTGGGGGAGCAGGAACTTGCCGCTGTCGCCGAGGTGTTCGCCTCCGGCTGGCCGGCCGGGCAGGGGCCGCGGGGCAAGGCCCTGGAGGCGCAGCTCGCGGAGATGTACGGGGTCGGTGACGCCGTCGCGGTGAGCAACTGCGGGGCCGCGCTCCATCTGGCGCTGCTCGCCTTCGGTGTCGAGCCGGGCGACGAGGTGATCGTCGCCGACTACACGTTCCCGGCGCCCGCCCAGGCTGTGCGCTACGTCGACGCCGTGCCGGTCTTCGCCGACGTCCGGGCCGACACCGGCACCGTCGACCCGCAGTCCGTGGCCGATCTGATCAGCCCCCGCACGGTCGGCATGATCGTGGTGGACACGCTGGGCATCCCTGCCGACTACACGGAACTTCAGGAACTCGCAGACCGGCACGGTCTGTTCGTCGTCGAGGACGCGGCCTGCGCCGTCGGCGCCACCTACCGGGGCCGCCCGGCGGGCTCGCTCGCCGAGGTGGCCTGTCTGTCGTTCCACGGGCGCAAGGGAGCCACCAGCGGTGAGGGCGGCGCCCTGCTCGCGCGCGATCCGAGGATCGGGGCCCAGGTGCGGCTGCGCTCCTCCTTCGGCATCGGCAGCATCTTCGACCTGGGCAAGGTCGTCGGCCTGCCCATCCCGGAGTTCACGGAGATCGGCTACAACTACAAGCTCTCCGACATCGCCGCGGCCATCCTCCAGGTGCAGCTCGGCCGCATCGACGAGCTGCTGGACCGCCGTAACGCCGTCGCCGCGCGATACGGCGAACTCCTCGCCGACGAAGAACTCCTGACGCTTCCTCATGTGCCCGAGGACCGCACGCACGCCTGGCAGTCGTACGTCGTGACGCTGGACGCGCGCGTGGACCGTGCCGCGGTCGCCGCCGAGCTGCGCGGTCAGGGCATCGGCTGCGGCCAGGGCGCCTGGGCGACGCATCTCCAGCCGGTGTTCGAGTCGGACCACAAGTGCCCGGTCTCCGCGGACCTCTTCGCGCGCAACCTCGCCGTCCCCATGCACGCCGAACTCACCTCGGACCAGGTCGAGCGCGTCGCGGCCGCCCTGCGCGGCGCGGTCCGGTCGGCATCCGACCGGGCCCTGGGAGGGGCAGCATGA